The genomic region GCTGGGATGTGGAGCGAAATAACTACTTGAGTAAGGGTGGGAGGTCAAAGAGGCAGGGATGGCTAAGCGAGCGTGTCCGTCCACATGACTGTCGCCGCATTCCTGGGGccctgggaagtccccagggCTGGCCTCCTCCTGCCTGAACTGCCAGGGGCTCCCAGAACCACGAAGGAGAACCTGTGTGACGCCATGCCCAGGAGGACCTGCTGCTTTCTGCCAGAGCAGTTGTTCTCCGACAAAAGCCATTGTCCCTGTTTACCAGAAATGAACTCCCAGAAAACTGGGGCCTGTGAAAGGTCCGGGGCGGACAGGCCCGCGTGAGAGGGCGGTGTTGCTCATTCCTcgtagagagagaaaagagggccGGAGTGGGAAAGGCCCGCCGCCTGAGGTCTTGAGTCTGGTGGTTTCTGGAGCTCTCACCTGACTGTGGTCTGCTTGTCCCCAGAACCCCCCTCACCTGAACGGGACGGGACCACTGAAGGAGACGCCGAGCAGCCCCATGTCAGGCCCCAGCGGGAACTCCAGCGTCAGCAGGACTGGTCCTGTGAGCGCCTCCCCGTCTGTTCAGAACTGGTCAGTTAACAGGCCCTCAGTTATTCCAGAACaccccaagaaacagaaaatcacgATCAGTATTCACAACAAGTTACCTGTGCGCCAAGGTCAGTCTCAGTCTAACCTTCACAGCAATTCTTTGGAGCACCCCAACAAGCCCGCCCCCTCTTCTACCATTACCACTTCTTCTGCAATACAGTCTACCTCGAGTGCCCCCACGCCGCCCGCCTCTAGTAAGGTCCCAAAGCAGATGGCCCCGAGGGAGGCCTGCTCCAGGCCCATGATGAACGGCAGGCCCAGGCTGAGCGCTGGCGTGCTGGTCCCCTACGGCGCCGAGTCCTCCGAGGAGTCTGACGAGGAGGCCAAGGGCCTCGGCCAGGAGAACGGCCGCGGGCTGACCGAGAGCGCGTGCTCCCCTGCTCTGGACGCTGAAGACGGCGACGCCTCCCCGCACGAGCTCCAAGAACCTGTGGCTCTAAATGGTGCTACTGGTCTGGACAGCGACCCGACGGAAAACGGCCTGCCCTCGGACGGGGCCCCTTGCCCAGGCCAGCCCGCGCTGCACTCAGAACACCCCTTTCCCAAGGCAAACGGCCTCCCTGGGAAGGTGAGCGGCTGCGGGGTGGCGGGCAGGCGGGCTTCCCTTCTGCCCTCGTGTCCAGCGGGTCACATGGCTGGGTTACAGGAGGCAGAGGCGTGGCACTCACTgctgaaaaacatcttttttttctattctagtTGATGCCTGCTCCTTTGCCACCTCTTCCAGAAGACAAAATCTTAGAGACCTTCAAACTCGGCAGCAAAGCCAAAGGCTCGGCAGAGGAGACTAGGTAAGACGGCTGTCCCAGGGCAGCAGGATGTGGGACCAGGGTGCATCCGCTCGCAGAAGGCCTGGAATGAGCCTTCTTGAATAATCATCTGTAGAACTCGTTGATTTTCCTGGTGGGAAAGTCAGGTAAACAGTTATCGGGGCCTGTTAGTCCAGCGCCCACCTCCTCTCCCGCAGAGCCTCCCCCTGCCGGGGCCTTGTTGGTACATGTCTGACCAGCCAGCACGTCCCACTCAGCGCCCCCAACAGGCGCCCGAGGGTGTGcaggggggctgggcagggagtcTTGCTCTGTTCAGGAGCAAAGGCTTTGTTATGCTCTCTCTAGAGCTCTGAGATTAAATTAAGGGTCAGTGTGGTGTGTCTCCATGCTTAAAAAACACACGTCAGTGTCTTGACCTTAGCGTACATAACGTGATGGGAGTAAAGGCAGGGTCGTGAGGCGGCAGCTGCGATCACCAGAGGGACAGCCCGGGAGCTGGCACCTCATGTCAGTGCCGTGACGGCCTCCTGGAGGACAGCTCTCGGCCAAGGTGTGACTGTCTTTAGCTGGACACCTGGGGGTGTCTGTGAAGCAGCCAGTAACAGAGCTGAAGTTTTCTCCACATGGACCTCAGGCTGTGGGCGCCTGGCTTGTTCTGCAGAACTGCCTGCCTCAGCCCCTCCCTACTGGTGCTGTGGTCTCCCCCATCACAGGGACAACCCCCATGTACCCCATGTCAGAAGGGCCCTTGCGGGGAACATGCCCTCAGCAAGAATCCCAGTCAGGAATGTTCCCAGTCGAGCCTAAAAAGGGGGCAGCCTGAGCACTCAGTCCCTGGCACCACGGCTGTCTTCGTCTCTCCCCTCATCTGGTTCAGCTTGTCTTCAGATGGAACGTGCGTGAGCAGAACAGATGACCTGTGATGGTCACACCCCAGCCACGTGCGCCCCAGCCATGCGCACCCCAGCTGCACGTGCGACCTTGAACCTCTGTAGTGACCTCGCGTGTCTTCTCTCTCCCAGACCAAAAAGGGGGCCCGCTTTAgggtttttcttgttttctggcaGCTTTCCTTAACTTGAGGAGTCCGTCAAAAGCATAGCAGAATTCGTTTACTGCAGCAGTGATTCCTCAGTTTATTGGCAATTCAGGGAGCTCTTGGCTCTGTTGGGAGGTAACTACTCTGCCTCTGAGGCTCCAGGAAAATTCGGAGAAAAGGGATCCAGAGAAAAAGTAAGCGCCCTgtcattatttgacttttttgatGGTCTGGACTTAGTTACTgagaagaattagaaaaatatttgaaaaccagaGGCACTTAGAATTGCAGAGTTATTAGTGAAAAATGAAGTAGGCTTGATagaaatttttacatttatgtacAATGAGAAAACTTGAAGTTTCCAAAAATGATAAGCCCAGTTTTAGGTTTCAGCCAGATACAGTAAAGccataaaatatttagtaaataaatgaaGTGTTTGTCCCTGTAGCCCATTGACAAAAACCCAGAGAGCAAATGAGTAAATGacccctgtccttctctgtctctgcgGGGCTGCAGGACACCTGGCTCAGAGGAGAGGCCTCTGGAGCATCCGGAGGCGGAGCTGGAGGCTGGCCGCTCCCCTCCCGGTGATGCCCGGGACAACCTGGAGTCTGTCTCGAATCTCAGCAGCAAATTCAAGAAGGCTTCGCCGCCCTCGGACCCCAGCATCAAACCTACCAAAGAAGAAGTCTCTGAACGTGTTTCGGCAGAACCTGAGGAGGCTGTACCGAGTGCCAGCACCTTTTGTAACCCCGACAAGGACGCCCTCGGGGACGATCAGCTTTTGGCACCCTGTGACCCTGGGAATTTAACAGACGATCAGAGCAAACCGTCCCCGGACGTGGGAGGGACGTTACCAGAGCGGCCCCAGGACCCGGTGGCCGCGGAAGCCGCAGGGAGGCTGAGCCCAGGTCCCTCTGTGCCTTCTGAGGGTGACCATGAGCCCGAGCCCTTGGGTCACAGCGGTCGGGACAGAGGCTCGGATGCGGAGGGTCCCTCTAAGAGCACGGGGGTGTCCACAGATGAGGCGCCTTCTGCGCAGCTAGACACGACCACAGAAAACCGTCCTGAGGGGCCCCCCGAGCGCAGCAGCAGTGAGAGAGGGGAAGACAGTAAGGCCGGGCAGAAGGCCCCGGAGCCGTGTCTGGTCCAGGAGAAGGTCAGCAGCCTGAGAAAGGTCGACCGAGGACATTACCGCAGCCGAAGGGACCGCTCGTCCAGTGGCGAGCATGCACGGGAGAGCCGGAGCAGGACCGAGGTGCAGCATCGGCGGAAGCGGCCCCACCGGGAGCACGAGCGGCCGCGGCCTGAGCGGCCCCGGCCGGAGCCCTGCGCCCTGGCCCCGCAGcccccctgccccagctccctgGCCAGGTCAGGCCACCACCACTCCCGGAGCAGGGGCGCCCCTGACCAGGAGTGGGGCCGCTACCACCACGCCGAGGGCGACCATGCCTGGACCCGGGAGAAGTACTACCCGGACAGGCTGCGCTGGGAGCGCTGCCGGTACCATCACGACAGGTCCCCCCTGTATCCCAGCCGGGAGCCCCGGGACTGGCGGCCCTTCCACGCCGAGCGAGAGTACGAGCGGGCCGGGCCCTATGGCGGCCGGCCTTACAAGGACCACTACAGAGGCCGCAAGGGCTACGAGCTGGTGGCCAAAGAGAGGGACCGGCACCGCTTCAGCAGCCCCCGGGCGGGCATGGCCCACGCGCCCCCTCCACACCCTGCCGCCAAGTACACCCACGACAGGCTCAGCTTCGGGGCTGAAGACGGCAGCTGCGACCTGGCCGCACGGTTTCACGAACATGACAACATTAAGTCACGGAAACGGAGATACGATAGCCTCGAGAATGAGAGTCACgtagaaaagaaagcctggagaAGCTTACA from Bos javanicus breed banteng chromosome 25, ARS-OSU_banteng_1.0, whole genome shotgun sequence harbors:
- the USP42 gene encoding ubiquitin carboxyl-terminal hydrolase 42 produces the protein MTIVDKASESSDPSTYQNQPGSSEAVSPGDMDAGSASWGAVSSLNDVSNHTLSLGPVPGAVVYSSSSVPEKSKPSPQKDQALGDGIAPPQKVLFPSEKICLKWQQTHRVGAGLQNLGNTCFANAALQCLTYTPPLANYMLSHEHSKTCHAEGFCMMCTMQAHITQALSNPGDVIKPMFVINEMRRIARHFRFGNQEDAHEFLQYTVDAMQKACLNGSNKLDRHTQATTLVCQIFGGYLRSRVKCLNCKGVSDTFDPYLDITLEIKAAQSVNKALEQFVKPEQLDGENSYKCSKCKKMVPASKRFTIHRSSNVLTLSLKRFANFTGGKIAKDVKYPEYLDIRPYMSQPNGEPIIYVLYAVLVHTGFNCHAGHYFCYIKASNGLWYQMNDSIVSTSDIRSVLSQQAYVLFYIRSHDVKNGGELTHSAHSPGQSSPRPVISQRVVNSKQAASGFIGPQLPSHMMKNPPHLNGTGPLKETPSSPMSGPSGNSSVSRTGPVSASPSVQNWSVNRPSVIPEHPKKQKITISIHNKLPVRQGQSQSNLHSNSLEHPNKPAPSSTITTSSAIQSTSSAPTPPASSKVPKQMAPREACSRPMMNGRPRLSAGVLVPYGAESSEESDEEAKGLGQENGRGLTESACSPALDAEDGDASPHELQEPVALNGATGLDSDPTENGLPSDGAPCPGQPALHSEHPFPKANGLPGKLMPAPLPPLPEDKILETFKLGSKAKGSAEETRTPGSEERPLEHPEAELEAGRSPPGDARDNLESVSNLSSKFKKASPPSDPSIKPTKEEVSERVSAEPEEAVPSASTFCNPDKDALGDDQLLAPCDPGNLTDDQSKPSPDVGGTLPERPQDPVAAEAAGRLSPGPSVPSEGDHEPEPLGHSGRDRGSDAEGPSKSTGVSTDEAPSAQLDTTTENRPEGPPERSSSERGEDSKAGQKAPEPCLVQEKVSSLRKVDRGHYRSRRDRSSSGEHARESRSRTEVQHRRKRPHREHERPRPERPRPEPCALAPQPPCPSSLARSGHHHSRSRGAPDQEWGRYHHAEGDHAWTREKYYPDRLRWERCRYHHDRSPLYPSREPRDWRPFHAEREYERAGPYGGRPYKDHYRGRKGYELVAKERDRHRFSSPRAGMAHAPPPHPAAKYTHDRLSFGAEDGSCDLAARFHEHDNIKSRKRRYDSLENESHVEKKAWRSLQKDPVEEPKVKKHKKSKKKKKSKDKHRDRDSRHQQDSDLSVAHSDADLHRHKKKKKKKKRHSRRSEDFGRDSEPRLPKAASCETVDHFRKAEGAFPLADGLPLEGAAPFCEKTKHFRMESREVRCRLSQCDQGD